In the Cytophagia bacterium CHB2 genome, CAAAGTTTTGAGCAGCCAGCAGCCGCGTGATTTCTTGCAGAAGGATGAGACTGGAGACTCCGGCAAAGCGCTGATCACTGTCCGGAAAATGCGTGCCGAGATCGCCGAGATTGGCCGCGCCCAGCAGGGCATCGCCAATGGCGTGACTCAAAACATCAGCATCCGAGTGCCCGGCAAAGCCCTGCTCATGCGGAATGTGAACCCCGCCGAGAATCATGGAGCGCCCGCTCACCAGCGGATGAACATCATAACCAAAACCTACACGCACGTGCCCAACTCCTGGCTGAAGAGTTCGGCGATCTGCAAATCACTGGGCGTGGTGATTTTCAAATTTCTTTCCTCACCCTCCACCCATACCACCTGCCCGCCGACACGCTCGATGAGCGCCGCTTCGTCGGTGGCGTAAAAATGTTCGTCTTGCGCCCGTTTGAAGGCGCGTTTGAGCGCTTTGGCGCGAAAGGCCTGCGGCGTTTGCGCCAAGCGCAAGCGTGCGCGATCCATGGTCTTTTTGATGTTGTGTTCCGAGATTTTCTTGACGGTGTCTCTGAGCGGAAGCCCGGGAATGCAACCGTCCGCGGTTTCACAGGCAGCGATTACACGTTCCAGCAGCGCATGCGTGAAGAGCGGGCGCACGGCATCGTGTACGACGACGATGCTGGAAGAAGCCGGCTGCAGCGCTTGAAATCCCGCCCACACGGAGTCCTGGCGATGCTCGCCACCCATCACGATCTTCCGGCATTTCTTGATCTGAAAGCGCGCGATAATTTCGCGTTCGATGTAAGAAACCCATGCCTGCGAGGCCACTAAAACCACCTCGGTGATCGCCTCTGCCTGCTCGAAGCGTTGCAGGGTATGCGCGAGAATCGGACGCTGGCACAGCATGAGAAATTGCTTCGGCAACTCTCCTCCGAAGCGTGTTCCCTGGCCGGCGGCGACAATGATCGCAGAAGTTTGCAGTTTTTGCTTTTCTTTCGGCATGGAATTTCGTTAAGAACGACTTGGCATCAACGAATGTCGTTCGAATAACTTTACCATATCTCAAACCGCAAATGAACGCTAATACACACGAATGAAGGCTTTGGCGTATTTTCGCGTCTATTCGCGGTTTCGAGGAGATGAGTAAGTTACTAAAACGCTTCTCTAAAGAATCAACATGGCGTCGCCGTAGCTGAAGAAGCGCCATTTTTCTTTGACGGCTTTGCGATAAGCCTTGAACACGATGTCGCGATTCGCGAAGGCGCACACCAGCATCAACATCGTCGAGCACGGCATGTGAAAGTTGGTGATGAGACGGTCGACGATTTTGAATTCATAAGGCGGAAAAATGAATTTATCCGTCCAGCCTTTGCCGGGCTTCACCCAGCCTTCGCTGGTAACTTCGGTTTCCAGAGCGCGCACGACGCTGGTGCCCACCGCATAGACTTTGCCGCCCTTTTTCATGGTGTCGTTGATCGCTTGCGCCGTTTCAAAGCTGATGTGAAAATATTCCGAATCCATTTTGTGGCGGCTCAAATCTTCGACGATCACCGGCCGGAAGCTGCCCAGGCCGAGGTGCAGCACCACCGGAACGATGCGCGTGCCTTTGTTGGCGATCTTCTTCAAAAGATCTTTGGTAAAGTGCAGGCCGGCAGTGGGCGCGGCGACTGCACCGCGGACGTTGGCATAAACCGTTTGATAGCGTTCTTTGTCGAGCGGCTCCGGGCTGCGTTTGACATAAGGCGGAAGCGGGGACTGCCCGAGCTTTTCGACGATTTCAAAGAAATCACCGTTAAAGTTAAAGCGTACGACTCTGCCGCCGGAAACGGTGTTGTCGATGACATCGCATGCCAAATCGCGGCCAACCGAGAGGCGATTGCCCACGCGCACTTTGCGCGCCGGCCGCACCAGCACTTCCCACAAGCCGTTTTCCAATTGCCGCAACAAAAAGATTTCAACCTTGGCTTCGGTTTTGTCCTTGGTGCCGATCAAACGCGCCGGAAACACTTTCGTCTCATTGATCACTAAACAATCATCCGGGCCAAAATAGTCCGCTATATCCGAGAAAACTTTTTCCTCGATCGACTTTTTCTCCCGGTCGATAACCATGAGTTTGGATTTATCGCGTTTCTTCTCGGGATATTGCGCCACGAGTTTTTCCGGGATGTTGATCTTAAAATCTGAGAGTTTCATTGTCGAACGTCTTTCATTTAGGGTTTGATTTATGCGAAGCGCCGCCCGGACGGCTGTGGTTGGGCGGCGGATATTTTACGAACGATTTCACCAAAAGCCCTGCTGCGCGGCGCCGGCATACGGCGGGCGCGTCAAACCGAGATGCTGGTAGGCGCGTGTGGTGACCACGCGGCCGCGCGGCGTGCGCTTGAGAAATCCTTCTTGAATCAGATAAGGCTCATAAATTTCTTCGAGCGTGCCGGCCTCTTCGCCGATGGCCACGGCCAGGGTGTTGACGCCCACCGGTCCGCCGCTGAATTTTTCGATCAACACGCGCAACAGGCGCTTGTCCATGTCATCGAGGCCGAGTTCATCGACATCAAGCTGGGCCAAAGAGGTTTTGGCCAGCTCCAAACTGACGATACCGTTGCCGTCGATTTGAGCGAAGTCACGCACGCGGCGCAACAAACGATTCGCGATGCGCGGTGTGCCGCGCGAACGCCGTGCAATTTCAACCGCGGCTGCCGGCTCGATCTCAACCTGCAAGATGCGCGCGGAACGCTCGACGATGATGCGAAGCTGGTCGGCGCTGTAATAATCGAGGCGGATGACGACGCCGAAGCGGGCGCGCATCGGACTGGTGAGCAAGCCGGCGCGCGTGGTTGCGCCGACCAGCGTGAAATGCGGCAAACGCAACTGAATCGAGCGCGCATTCGCGCCTTTGTCGATGATGATGTCGAGTTTATAATCCTCCATCGCCGGATAGAGATATTCTTCCACCACGCGATTCAGGCGATGGATCTCGTCGATAAACAAAACATCACCCTGGCCCAGATTCGTGAGCAGACCGGCGAGATCGCCGGCTTTTTCCAGCACCGGCCCGGAGGTGGTTTTGATTTGCGTGCCCATTTCAAGCGCAATAATGTTCGCCAGCGTGGTTTTGCCCAGGCCGGGTGGGCCATAAAGCAAAACGTGATCGAGCGCTTCCTGGCGGCCACGCGCCGCCTGCATGAAAATGCGCAGGTTGTTCTTCATTTTTTCCTGGCCGATAAAATCCTCCAGCAGCGCCGGGCGCAAGCGCTGATCGAAATCACGCTCGCCCTCCAGCACATCAGGAGTGGTGGCGCGGCTCAGCTCGCCGCTGCGGCGGTCGTTGAGAGGGGTTAAACTATCGGCCATGATTGCAATCGTCCATCAAATATAGCGCAATGACGCTTTGATCAATTCTTCCACCGGCAAATCGCCTTTTTCATCCTGCACGCGCTTGAGGGCTTTCTCAGCCGCGGGTCGCTGATAACCCAATGAGATCAACGCCAGCAAGGCTTCGTTTGCCTGGGCAGCGGAAGTTCCCGGCGCTGCGGCCGGGGCTTCTGCCGGAGCAAAGCCGGCAAGCCGGTCCCGCAATTCGATCACCAGGCGTTCCGCGGTTTTTTTGCCAATGCCGGGAATCGCAGTCAACGCCGCGATTTCGTTGTGTTGGATATGGCGGCAGAACATGTCCACCGTACAGCCGCTTAAAATGCTTTGCGCGACTTTCGGGCCGACGCCGTTTACGGAGATGAGGTGCAGGAAGAGTTGCTTTTCGTCAGGGGTAGCGAAGCCGAAGAGCTGCAAAGCGTCTTCACGCACATGCAAGTAGGTCAGGAGCGTCGCGCTCTCGTCAGGTTTGCCGAGTTTTTCATAGGTGGAAAGTGGAATCGACATTTCGTAACCGACGCCGTTGACCTCCAGCATGACGCGGGTGGGAGATTTATGGAGCAAACGCCCATGCAATTGCGCAATCATGTCTGTGCCTTCATCGTGCGATGCGCATGGCAAATCGCGAGCGCCAGGCCGTCGGCAACATCATGCGGCGCCGGCAGCGTTGTCATGCTCAACACCGCTTGCACCATGCGTTGAATTTGTTCTTTCGAAGCGGCGCCGTTTCCAGAAACCGCCAACTTGACTTCACGCGGCGTGTAATCGATCACCGGCACGTTACAGCGCGCCGCCGCGAGCAGCAGCACGCCGCGGGCATGCCCGAGTTTCAATGCGACCTGGGCATTTTGCACATGGATTAATTTTTCCACCACCATAAATGCGGGATGATGGGTTTGCAGAAACGCGCGTGTTTTTGAGAACAAATGATCGAGCCGGTGCGCCAGCGTTGCCGTGCGCGGCGGCGAAATGATTTCGGCGCCTCTATAAAAACAATGACCGCCCCTGGCTTCGATCAAGCCAAGACCGGTCGTAATCAATCCGGGATCTGCGCCTAAAATTAAGCATCCCTGCATCGCAACTTTTAACCGAGGGATCAAAAACCATCCGTTGACCGGAGTCACGGCGCCTATTCAACCTGGCTCATGACTTCTTCGGAGATGTCGAAATTCGAATAGACATGCTGCACATCATCGTGCTCATCCAGCACATCCATGAGCTTCAACAGTCTCACCGCATCGTTGCCTTCAACCTTGACGGTGTTTTTGGGATACATCCCGACTTCCGCCTTTTCGATGCTAATCCCTTTTTGCTCGAGCGCCGCTTTGACCGCGTCAAAATCCGAGGGAGAAGAAAGTATGTCGGATGATTCCGGATCGTATTTCAAATCTTCCGCGCCCGCCTCCAGCGTTGCCTCGAGCAACTCGTCTTCGCTGCGGCCGGCGGTGGTGACCGTGAAGATGCCTTTTTTCTCAAACATCCACGCCACCGCGCCGGACTCCGCCATGTTGCCGCCGTGCTTCGCGAACAGATGCCGAATATCGGCAACCGTGCGGTTCTTGTTGTCGGTGACGACATCAACGATCAACGCCGCGCCGCCGGGGGCATAGCCTTCGTAGGTGGCTTCTTCGTAGCTCACGCCTTCCAATTCGCCGGTGCCGCGCTTGATCGCTTTATCAATATTGCTCGCCGGCATGTTGGCGGCCTTCGCATCTTGAATGGCTTTGCGCAGACGCGCATTGGAACTTTCATCGCCGCCGCCGTTGCGCGCCGCCAGCGTAATTTCTTTGATCAAGCGTGTAAAAACGCGCCCGCGAATGGCATCTTGTTTGGCCTTAACGTGTTTAACTTTGGCCCATTTATTGTGACCGGACATGCTAATCTCCAAAAAATAACGCGCTAATTTAATAAAAAATCGCTCGGTTTCCAA is a window encoding:
- the ruvA gene encoding Holliday junction branch migration protein RuvA, coding for MIAQLHGRLLHKSPTRVMLEVNGVGYEMSIPLSTYEKLGKPDESATLLTYLHVREDALQLFGFATPDEKQLFLHLISVNGVGPKVAQSILSGCTVDMFCRHIQHNEIAALTAIPGIGKKTAERLVIELRDRLAGFAPAEAPAAAPGTSAAQANEALLALISLGYQRPAAEKALKRVQDEKGDLPVEELIKASLRYI
- a CDS encoding 2-C-methyl-D-erythritol 2,4-cyclodiphosphate synthase; translated protein: MRVGFGYDVHPLVSGRSMILGGVHIPHEQGFAGHSDADVLSHAIGDALLGAANLGDLGTHFPDSDQRFAGVSSLILLQEITRLLAAQNFAIVNIDSTLVLEAPKIMRYAPQMRDNLAAALHIQPNQISIKATTSEKLSFIGRQEGAAAFAVALIEAIV
- the ruvC gene encoding crossover junction endodeoxyribonuclease RuvC produces the protein MIPRLKVAMQGCLILGADPGLITTGLGLIEARGGHCFYRGAEIISPPRTATLAHRLDHLFSKTRAFLQTHHPAFMVVEKLIHVQNAQVALKLGHARGVLLLAAARCNVPVIDYTPREVKLAVSGNGAASKEQIQRMVQAVLSMTTLPAPHDVADGLALAICHAHRTMKAQT
- the queA gene encoding tRNA preQ1(34) S-adenosylmethionine ribosyltransferase-isomerase QueA translates to MKLSDFKINIPEKLVAQYPEKKRDKSKLMVIDREKKSIEEKVFSDIADYFGPDDCLVINETKVFPARLIGTKDKTEAKVEIFLLRQLENGLWEVLVRPARKVRVGNRLSVGRDLACDVIDNTVSGGRVVRFNFNGDFFEIVEKLGQSPLPPYVKRSPEPLDKERYQTVYANVRGAVAAPTAGLHFTKDLLKKIANKGTRIVPVVLHLGLGSFRPVIVEDLSRHKMDSEYFHISFETAQAINDTMKKGGKVYAVGTSVVRALETEVTSEGWVKPGKGWTDKFIFPPYEFKIVDRLITNFHMPCSTMLMLVCAFANRDIVFKAYRKAVKEKWRFFSYGDAMLIL
- the ispD gene encoding 2-C-methyl-D-erythritol 4-phosphate cytidylyltransferase, whose translation is MPKEKQKLQTSAIIVAAGQGTRFGGELPKQFLMLCQRPILAHTLQRFEQAEAITEVVLVASQAWVSYIEREIIARFQIKKCRKIVMGGEHRQDSVWAGFQALQPASSSIVVVHDAVRPLFTHALLERVIAACETADGCIPGLPLRDTVKKISEHNIKKTMDRARLRLAQTPQAFRAKALKRAFKRAQDEHFYATDEAALIERVGGQVVWVEGEERNLKITTPSDLQIAELFSQELGTCV
- a CDS encoding YebC/PmpR family DNA-binding transcriptional regulator; amino-acid sequence: MSGHNKWAKVKHVKAKQDAIRGRVFTRLIKEITLAARNGGGDESSNARLRKAIQDAKAANMPASNIDKAIKRGTGELEGVSYEEATYEGYAPGGAALIVDVVTDNKNRTVADIRHLFAKHGGNMAESGAVAWMFEKKGIFTVTTAGRSEDELLEATLEAGAEDLKYDPESSDILSSPSDFDAVKAALEQKGISIEKAEVGMYPKNTVKVEGNDAVRLLKLMDVLDEHDDVQHVYSNFDISEEVMSQVE
- the ruvB gene encoding Holliday junction branch migration DNA helicase RuvB, with translation MADSLTPLNDRRSGELSRATTPDVLEGERDFDQRLRPALLEDFIGQEKMKNNLRIFMQAARGRQEALDHVLLYGPPGLGKTTLANIIALEMGTQIKTTSGPVLEKAGDLAGLLTNLGQGDVLFIDEIHRLNRVVEEYLYPAMEDYKLDIIIDKGANARSIQLRLPHFTLVGATTRAGLLTSPMRARFGVVIRLDYYSADQLRIIVERSARILQVEIEPAAAVEIARRSRGTPRIANRLLRRVRDFAQIDGNGIVSLELAKTSLAQLDVDELGLDDMDKRLLRVLIEKFSGGPVGVNTLAVAIGEEAGTLEEIYEPYLIQEGFLKRTPRGRVVTTRAYQHLGLTRPPYAGAAQQGFW